The Chryseobacterium sp. 52 genome includes a region encoding these proteins:
- the coaBC gene encoding bifunctional phosphopantothenoylcysteine decarboxylase/phosphopantothenate--cysteine ligase CoaBC, whose amino-acid sequence MSVSGKKILIAVSGGIAAYKIHFLIRDFVKKGAEVQVIMTPDAGQFVTKLSLSTLSKKPVYSDFYSDNGTWNSHVELALWADVMIVAPCTANTLAKMTHGICDNLVIATYMSAKCPVFIAPAMDLDMYAHPSTRQNLEMAEDYGHLIIPAETGELASGLVGQGRMAEPETVFKTVENFFHSGNHPKSLEGKTVLITAGPTYEAIDPVRFIGNHSSGKMGFSLAEEASKRGAKVILISGPSSQITNDKNIELHKVTSAKEMLNKVFEFYDHVDIGIASAAVADYAPKEVAKEKIKKNDDNLTIELVKNPDILKTMGEKKTHQFLVGFALETQNEEENAKGKLEKKNLDMIVLNSLRDEGAGFKNDTNKIKIFTRTGKKEFDLKSKDEVAADILDFVESQLLK is encoded by the coding sequence ATGAGTGTTTCCGGTAAAAAGATACTTATCGCTGTTTCTGGAGGAATTGCGGCCTATAAAATTCATTTCCTGATCCGGGATTTTGTGAAAAAAGGAGCCGAAGTTCAGGTGATTATGACTCCCGATGCAGGGCAGTTTGTAACAAAATTAAGCCTTTCGACTCTTTCAAAAAAACCTGTATATTCAGATTTTTATAGCGATAACGGAACCTGGAATAGTCATGTAGAACTTGCCTTGTGGGCAGATGTAATGATTGTCGCTCCATGTACAGCGAATACGCTGGCTAAAATGACGCATGGAATTTGTGATAATCTGGTCATTGCCACTTATATGTCTGCAAAATGTCCTGTATTTATTGCTCCGGCAATGGATCTTGATATGTATGCACATCCCTCTACCAGACAAAATCTTGAAATGGCTGAAGACTACGGACATCTTATCATTCCTGCTGAAACCGGTGAACTGGCGAGTGGGTTGGTGGGGCAGGGGAGAATGGCAGAACCGGAGACTGTTTTTAAAACCGTTGAAAATTTCTTTCATTCAGGAAATCACCCCAAAAGTCTTGAAGGAAAAACAGTGTTAATCACTGCCGGGCCTACCTATGAGGCGATTGATCCGGTAAGGTTCATAGGAAATCACTCCTCAGGCAAAATGGGCTTTTCCCTGGCTGAAGAAGCATCTAAAAGAGGAGCAAAAGTGATTTTGATCTCCGGACCCAGCTCACAAATCACCAATGACAAAAATATTGAGCTTCATAAAGTAACTTCCGCCAAAGAAATGCTGAATAAAGTTTTTGAATTTTATGATCATGTGGATATCGGTATTGCAAGTGCTGCAGTAGCAGACTATGCTCCAAAAGAAGTAGCGAAAGAGAAAATTAAAAAGAATGACGACAATTTAACTATTGAATTGGTTAAAAATCCTGACATTCTTAAAACGATGGGCGAAAAGAAAACCCATCAGTTTCTGGTCGGTTTTGCGTTGGAAACTCAGAATGAAGAAGAAAATGCAAAAGGAAAACTCGAAAAGAAAAACCTCGATATGATTGTGCTGAACTCCCTCCGTGATGAAGGAGCCGGCTTTAAAAATGACACTAATAAAATTAAAATATTTACCAGAACTGGAAAAAAGGAATTTGATCTTAAATCAAAAGACGAAGTAGCTGCAGATATTCTGGATTTTGTTGAGTCTCAACTTTTAAAATAA
- a CDS encoding outer membrane protein assembly factor BamD: MKKYILGLFAVAVISSCVSQQEKAMKSADKNLILKAANENFTKKKWKNALALYDRLTNLVAGTDDFPNVGFNTAYANYYDKSYKLAGHQFKNFAVNFPKDPRAEEAAYMSALCYYEGSMDYNLDQSTTETAINELQEFLTNYPTSERSKNISQLIDELSYKLEFKSYENARQYFKMGEYKAANVSLENVLNDFPSTKLRPKIYDYIMKSRYELAVKSIYDLKDERIESALAYTKLVEKELPNTEYSKTAADLRGKLEKEKQNFVVVKKQTEARIATLTARQKKEVDKMAEKNKTEQQIKDQISNEKKAMQMQRDSAALQTPPPAATFKIQR, encoded by the coding sequence ATGAAAAAATATATTTTAGGTCTTTTTGCTGTAGCAGTTATTTCCTCATGCGTAAGCCAGCAGGAAAAAGCAATGAAAAGTGCTGACAAGAATTTAATCTTAAAAGCAGCTAATGAAAATTTTACCAAAAAGAAATGGAAAAATGCATTGGCTCTCTATGACAGGCTTACTAACCTGGTAGCAGGGACAGATGATTTTCCTAATGTAGGTTTTAATACTGCTTATGCGAATTATTATGACAAAAGTTATAAACTGGCAGGGCATCAGTTTAAAAACTTTGCGGTGAACTTCCCTAAGGATCCAAGAGCAGAAGAAGCGGCATACATGTCTGCATTATGCTACTATGAAGGATCTATGGATTACAACCTGGACCAGTCTACTACTGAAACTGCGATTAATGAGCTTCAGGAATTCCTGACCAATTATCCAACCTCAGAAAGATCAAAAAACATCAGTCAGCTGATTGATGAACTCTCTTATAAATTAGAGTTTAAATCCTACGAAAATGCAAGGCAGTACTTTAAAATGGGTGAGTATAAAGCGGCTAACGTATCTTTAGAAAATGTATTGAACGATTTTCCAAGTACGAAACTTCGTCCGAAGATTTATGATTATATCATGAAATCACGTTATGAGTTGGCCGTGAAATCTATCTATGACCTTAAGGATGAGCGTATAGAAAGCGCCTTAGCGTATACAAAGCTGGTAGAAAAGGAACTTCCGAATACAGAATATTCTAAAACAGCAGCAGATCTGAGAGGAAAATTAGAAAAAGAAAAGCAGAATTTTGTAGTTGTTAAAAAACAGACAGAAGCAAGAATTGCAACATTAACGGCAAGACAGAAAAAAGAAGTTGATAAGATGGCTGAGAAGAATAAAACTGAACAGCAGATCAAAGATCAGATCAGTAATGAAAAGAAAGCAATGCAGATGCAGAGGGATAGTGCGGCACTTCAGACCCCTCCTCCGGCAGCCACTTTCAAAATCCAAAGATAA
- a CDS encoding TetR/AcrR family transcriptional regulator, producing MRKKFTEKQIHILDIAEELIAKKGYEGTSVRDICSKANINVAMISYYFGSKEKMMSYLYQYRVLKTRENFSEFADTIKDGKPEMQLREIIKYIVSQLFKYNYFHGFVTQELRHTENLKDELLDFYQLFVKKLDDVIKKGVASGVFTFTPKPEDILTMIIGSTLFVIRNKNFYELYVPSKNDEAYTKEAEKKVRMNLLLSVFAILGYAAD from the coding sequence ATGAGAAAAAAATTTACAGAAAAACAGATCCATATATTGGATATTGCTGAGGAGCTTATTGCCAAAAAGGGGTATGAGGGAACTTCTGTAAGAGATATCTGTTCCAAGGCAAACATCAATGTAGCGATGATTTCCTATTATTTTGGGTCTAAAGAAAAAATGATGTCCTATCTCTATCAGTACCGGGTGCTGAAAACCAGAGAAAACTTTTCTGAATTTGCAGATACAATCAAAGATGGCAAGCCGGAAATGCAGCTGAGAGAGATCATAAAATACATTGTTTCCCAACTCTTCAAATACAACTATTTCCACGGATTTGTAACCCAGGAACTCAGGCACACCGAGAATCTGAAAGATGAGCTGCTGGACTTCTATCAGCTGTTTGTAAAGAAACTGGATGATGTGATTAAAAAGGGAGTGGCCTCAGGAGTATTTACTTTCACGCCAAAACCTGAAGACATCCTGACCATGATCATCGGTTCCACATTATTTGTCATCAGAAATAAAAATTTCTATGAGCTGTATGTGCCGAGTAAGAATGACGAAGCCTATACTAAAGAAGCCGAGAAAAAAGTAAGAATGAATCTTTTACTCAGTGTTTTTGCAATTTTGGGATACGCTGCAGACTAA
- a CDS encoding DUF4835 family protein, whose product MKKIISLFLLLFIYNLSFSQELLATVQINSQQLGGSNQQAYKALEKSLRDFINNTSWTGKKLQNFEKIKCNFSVVIAERDGNRFKGSIVIQAVRPVYNTSYESPLINLQDQRFAFEYIENENLVFNERQFSGKNLIDVVSFYVYVILGYDADSFQSMGGAQWFTKAQQIAQNSQNRNYEGWNVINEPRSRTILINEIINPNWSQLRSTMYTYHRAGLDNLFNQDQTAAKKVIFDALMQLKMYENSFQQSYYFNLFLDNKSDEIFNVFNSGNNGGLVINDLKQLMMVFTPKYSDNKWSKWK is encoded by the coding sequence ATGAAAAAAATTATAAGCCTATTCTTGCTGCTTTTTATATATAATCTGAGTTTTTCCCAGGAACTGCTTGCAACGGTACAGATCAACTCCCAGCAGCTGGGGGGAAGTAACCAGCAGGCTTACAAAGCTCTGGAAAAAAGTCTCAGAGACTTTATTAACAATACAAGCTGGACAGGAAAGAAACTTCAGAACTTTGAAAAGATAAAATGTAATTTTTCGGTTGTTATTGCTGAAAGAGACGGAAACAGATTCAAAGGCAGCATTGTGATCCAGGCAGTACGTCCGGTTTATAATACCAGCTATGAATCTCCCCTGATCAACCTTCAGGACCAGAGATTTGCATTCGAATATATTGAAAATGAAAACCTGGTATTTAACGAAAGACAATTCTCCGGAAAAAATCTGATTGATGTTGTAAGTTTTTACGTGTACGTAATTTTGGGGTACGATGCAGACAGCTTCCAGTCTATGGGAGGGGCGCAATGGTTTACAAAAGCCCAGCAGATTGCCCAAAATTCCCAAAACAGGAACTATGAAGGATGGAATGTCATCAACGAGCCTAGAAGCCGTACAATACTCATCAATGAAATTATCAATCCGAACTGGAGCCAATTGCGCTCCACGATGTATACCTATCACAGAGCGGGGCTGGATAACCTTTTCAATCAGGATCAGACAGCAGCGAAAAAAGTAATTTTTGATGCTTTAATGCAGTTGAAAATGTATGAAAACTCTTTTCAGCAGTCCTATTATTTCAATCTGTTTCTGGACAATAAAAGCGATGAGATCTTCAATGTATTCAATTCCGGAAACAATGGGGGACTTGTGATCAATGATCTTAAACAGTTGATGATGGTCTTTACCCCTAAATACTCGGATAATAAATGGAGCAAATGGAAATAA
- the lptE gene encoding LPS assembly lipoprotein LptE: MSKLKIIFGFVILSLFHQCYSFTGSSLTDEKTVQINEFPNNAALVNPTLSQQFSTDIQNRFLQRTTLKGTKSNPDILIEGEISEYGYSPTTISSNTLQNPSGGVVQQAQSKLTISVKVHYENKIHPDSSFDRTYTDEAVFNSNLTQNEIEASQVKLVTDRIINKIFNDIVANW; the protein is encoded by the coding sequence ATGAGTAAATTAAAAATAATATTTGGGTTTGTAATTCTTTCGCTGTTTCATCAGTGTTACTCTTTTACAGGATCTTCACTGACGGATGAAAAAACCGTTCAGATCAATGAATTTCCCAATAATGCAGCACTTGTAAATCCAACTCTTTCCCAACAGTTTTCTACAGATATCCAAAACAGATTTCTGCAGCGAACTACCTTAAAAGGAACAAAATCAAATCCTGATATTTTGATTGAAGGTGAAATTTCCGAGTACGGTTATTCACCGACAACAATCAGCTCCAATACATTGCAAAACCCTTCAGGAGGGGTAGTACAGCAGGCACAAAGCAAGCTGACGATTTCTGTGAAAGTACATTACGAAAACAAAATCCATCCGGATTCCAGTTTTGACAGAACCTATACAGATGAAGCGGTTTTTAACAGTAACCTGACCCAGAATGAGATCGAAGCTTCCCAGGTGAAGCTGGTGACAGACAGAATTATTAACAAGATATTTAACGATATTGTAGCCAATTGGTAA
- a CDS encoding DUF4126 domain-containing protein, producing the protein MLDHIPYFSYILSAFIGIGLAAATGFRVFLPMFAVSLASYFHWIPMSENFEWLSGLPALITTGIATIAEILTYYIPFVDHLLDTISIPLATVAGSILFASQFADLGTFPQWALALIAGGGTAATISTGFAGIRAASTATTGGLGNSVVGTTETAGAGVMSILAIAAPVIAAICAIILIILVVIFGRKAWRKLRSRKNAPDIL; encoded by the coding sequence ATGTTAGATCATATTCCCTACTTCTCATATATACTCAGTGCCTTTATTGGTATCGGGTTGGCAGCAGCGACAGGCTTTAGGGTTTTCCTGCCTATGTTTGCTGTAAGTCTTGCTTCTTATTTTCACTGGATTCCTATGAGTGAAAATTTTGAATGGCTTTCGGGCCTTCCGGCACTTATTACAACCGGAATTGCAACTATCGCTGAAATTTTAACGTATTATATTCCTTTTGTAGATCATCTGCTGGATACCATTTCAATCCCTTTGGCCACGGTGGCGGGATCTATTTTATTTGCCAGCCAGTTTGCTGACTTAGGGACTTTTCCGCAGTGGGCCCTTGCATTAATTGCAGGTGGAGGTACCGCAGCAACAATTAGCACCGGCTTTGCAGGAATCCGGGCGGCTTCTACGGCTACCACAGGAGGCCTGGGGAATTCTGTCGTAGGAACGACGGAAACGGCAGGAGCAGGTGTGATGTCTATTCTGGCAATAGCAGCTCCGGTTATTGCTGCGATATGTGCTATCATTCTGATTATTCTTGTTGTAATTTTCGGACGGAAAGCATGGCGGAAGCTGCGCAGCCGTAAAAATGCACCTGATATTCTGTAA
- a CDS encoding TatD family hydrolase, with product MDFFDFHHHKKNVLHGIYNIDLGTAPPDSPYSIGIHPKDIVVDSLDEQFRWLESNISENCLAIGECGLDSIVPIPQKIQEKVFLRQILMSNEVKKPLIIHCVRKFYEVISFTKKAEQPFIIHGFNKKERIAEDLLKNNFYLSFGKAVLYHLSLQEIVRNTPLDKIFLETDNECFNIEELYSKVSEIKGISLEKLSEQIVENLDTIKNG from the coding sequence ATGGATTTTTTTGATTTTCACCATCATAAGAAGAATGTTCTTCATGGGATTTATAATATAGACTTGGGAACGGCTCCACCGGACTCTCCTTATTCTATAGGCATTCACCCTAAAGATATTGTCGTGGATTCTTTGGATGAGCAGTTCAGATGGCTGGAATCAAATATTTCTGAAAACTGTCTGGCCATTGGAGAATGCGGACTGGATTCTATCGTACCTATCCCTCAAAAAATTCAGGAAAAGGTTTTCTTACGACAGATTCTGATGTCCAATGAGGTCAAAAAACCGTTGATTATTCACTGTGTAAGAAAATTTTATGAGGTTATTTCTTTTACAAAAAAAGCCGAACAACCTTTTATTATTCATGGTTTTAACAAAAAAGAGCGCATTGCGGAAGACCTGCTGAAAAATAATTTTTATTTGAGTTTTGGGAAAGCTGTTTTGTATCATTTATCTTTGCAGGAGATTGTAAGGAATACTCCGCTAGATAAAATCTTTTTAGAAACTGACAATGAATGTTTTAACATTGAAGAATTATATTCAAAAGTTTCAGAAATAAAGGGTATTTCTTTGGAAAAACTGAGCGAACAGATTGTAGAAAATTTAGACACGATAAAGAATGGATAA
- a CDS encoding DUF4013 domain-containing protein — protein MKNLEVLKVKEYDFNIGKYLSQGTDLFKKDIGGFIVATLLLFVMSFIPFLGILGLGNFYKICKKVDEGQQVSAGDIFDFTDFVVYLKLFLLIFAICIVAMIPIQLSLLPLVFVAAEGENVSDASAALLAGGMGLWVMVMVIVIMIISVSMYFIQPLISLYRITSVREACRLSWKIARKNFFKILLFSIIVGFISQLGVIVCGIGVLFSIPLGICMKYAAYKDVLETINQN, from the coding sequence ATGAAGAATTTAGAAGTACTTAAAGTAAAAGAATATGATTTTAATATAGGGAAGTACCTGTCTCAGGGAACTGATCTTTTCAAAAAAGATATTGGCGGGTTCATTGTAGCCACACTGCTTTTGTTTGTCATGAGCTTTATCCCTTTCTTAGGTATTCTTGGATTAGGAAACTTCTATAAAATATGTAAAAAGGTAGATGAAGGGCAGCAGGTTTCGGCAGGTGATATTTTCGACTTTACGGATTTCGTAGTGTATCTGAAATTGTTTCTGCTTATTTTTGCAATATGTATCGTTGCCATGATCCCGATACAGCTTTCATTGCTTCCGCTTGTGTTTGTAGCTGCTGAAGGAGAGAATGTATCAGATGCCAGTGCCGCTTTATTGGCAGGAGGAATGGGACTTTGGGTAATGGTGATGGTTATAGTCATTATGATTATTTCCGTCTCAATGTATTTTATACAGCCTTTGATCTCGCTGTACAGAATAACGAGTGTAAGAGAAGCATGCAGACTTTCATGGAAAATTGCCAGAAAAAACTTTTTTAAGATCCTTTTATTCTCTATTATAGTAGGGTTCATTTCCCAGTTGGGAGTGATCGTATGTGGAATAGGCGTGCTGTTTTCAATACCTTTAGGAATCTGTATGAAGTATGCAGCCTATAAAGATGTATTAGAGACCATAAATCAAAACTAG
- the rnpA gene encoding ribonuclease P protein component produces the protein MQNFKYPGEEKLKKNTEIALLFDKGKWRSCGNLRIIILKDKPNLPVESPRFGVSVSKRYFKKAVYRNRVKRLLRECYRLNKDLYRECFGEKTLAMMFWVSSDLPAKFQDVEEQFLKLCQMQKKA, from the coding sequence ATGCAGAACTTCAAATACCCGGGAGAAGAAAAACTCAAGAAAAACACTGAAATCGCTTTACTTTTTGACAAGGGTAAATGGAGGAGTTGTGGAAATCTAAGAATAATTATTCTCAAAGATAAACCTAACCTGCCTGTAGAAAGCCCAAGATTTGGTGTTTCTGTTTCAAAAAGGTATTTTAAGAAGGCGGTGTACAGAAACCGGGTCAAGCGACTTTTAAGGGAATGTTACCGCCTGAATAAGGATTTGTACAGAGAATGTTTCGGGGAAAAGACTTTGGCTATGATGTTTTGGGTTTCTTCTGACTTGCCTGCTAAATTCCAGGATGTGGAGGAACAGTTTTTAAAACTGTGTCAGATGCAGAAGAAAGCTTAA
- a CDS encoding ThiF family adenylyltransferase, with product MDKYWLERTELLIKEEGLEKLNKANILVIGLGGVGSFAAEFLARAGVGSMTIVDGDTVDITNINRQLPALHSTIGKHKVEVVAERLLDINPELRLIKINEFLNPERMDEVLDSGQFNYILDCIDSITPKLTLIIAAKRRKIKLVSSMGAGGKTDPSKVMVRDISKTQNCFLARQIRKRLKKENINKGFRCVFSNELQQEESLKLTDGANYKRSFYGTVSYIPAIFGLYAAAEVINYLVKQD from the coding sequence ATGGATAAGTATTGGCTGGAGAGAACGGAACTCCTGATCAAAGAAGAAGGATTGGAAAAGCTTAATAAGGCCAATATCCTGGTAATAGGTTTGGGAGGAGTAGGTTCTTTTGCCGCAGAATTTTTAGCGAGAGCAGGTGTAGGAAGTATGACCATTGTAGATGGTGATACTGTAGATATCACGAATATCAACAGACAGCTTCCGGCATTGCATTCTACCATAGGAAAGCATAAAGTGGAAGTGGTTGCAGAAAGGCTTCTTGATATCAATCCTGAACTTCGCCTGATCAAGATTAATGAGTTTCTTAATCCGGAAAGGATGGATGAAGTGCTGGATTCCGGTCAATTTAATTATATTCTTGACTGTATCGACAGTATTACTCCGAAACTGACTCTTATTATAGCGGCAAAAAGAAGAAAAATAAAGCTTGTCAGCTCTATGGGAGCGGGTGGAAAAACAGATCCAAGCAAGGTCATGGTAAGAGACATCAGCAAAACGCAAAACTGTTTTCTTGCCAGACAAATTAGAAAAAGACTTAAAAAAGAAAATATCAATAAAGGTTTCAGATGTGTTTTCTCTAATGAACTTCAGCAGGAGGAAAGTCTGAAACTGACGGACGGAGCAAATTATAAAAGATCTTTCTATGGTACTGTCAGCTATATTCCTGCAATTTTCGGATTGTATGCAGCAGCTGAAGTGATTAATTATTTAGTGAAACAAGATTAA
- a CDS encoding DNA-directed RNA polymerase subunit omega produces MSVKDTKAEVNTITYDKDKIEDKVGSIYEAIVIMGKRAEQINAEIRTELHNKLDEFAVHNSTLEEVFENREQIEISKHYEKLPKPTSIAIEEWLNEDIYFRKTEDRK; encoded by the coding sequence ATGAGTGTAAAAGATACAAAAGCAGAAGTAAATACTATTACTTACGATAAAGACAAGATTGAAGATAAAGTAGGTTCAATCTATGAAGCTATTGTTATCATGGGAAAGAGAGCAGAGCAGATCAATGCGGAGATCCGTACGGAACTTCACAATAAATTGGACGAATTTGCTGTGCACAATTCTACATTGGAAGAAGTTTTCGAAAACAGAGAGCAGATTGAAATCTCTAAACATTACGAAAAACTTCCTAAGCCTACTTCTATTGCTATCGAAGAATGGCTGAATGAAGATATCTATTTCAGAAAGACAGAAGACAGAAAATAA
- a CDS encoding sigma-54 interaction domain-containing protein, with protein MSNDLQNIKNRFGIIGNFPALNRALEKSIQVAPTDISVLVIGESGVGKEFIPKIIHSESKRKHQPYIVVNCGAIPEGTIDSELFGHEKGAFTGATATRKGYFEVADGGTIFLDEVGELPLQTQVRLLRVLESGEFMKVGSSQVQKTNVRIVAATNVNMMKAIHDGRFREDLYYRLNTVQIDMPPLRERKGDIHLLFRKFSIDFAEKYRMPELELESSAVHYIENYPFPGNIRQLRNLVEQMTVVERNRAITVEKLAEYIPMETHLPMVVNNQTTQKQNDFGSEREIMYKILFDMRSDINDLKSLTSELIKNKGTADLSNQEKNLINRIYSAEQTQPVAQNSLLYFEDKSPVVQSNPSIISNADDSYEDIEDIEIEENRPESLSLQNNEKDLIIKALDKHKGRRNRAADELGISQRTLYRKIKQYNLED; from the coding sequence CAGGGCCCTGGAAAAATCTATTCAGGTGGCTCCTACGGACATTTCCGTTCTGGTGATAGGGGAAAGCGGGGTAGGGAAAGAATTTATCCCTAAAATCATTCATTCAGAATCCAAAAGAAAGCATCAGCCTTACATTGTAGTCAATTGCGGCGCCATTCCGGAAGGAACTATAGATTCCGAATTATTCGGGCACGAAAAAGGAGCCTTTACCGGAGCCACGGCTACCAGAAAAGGGTATTTTGAAGTGGCAGACGGCGGAACAATCTTTCTGGATGAGGTAGGAGAACTTCCCCTGCAGACTCAGGTTCGTCTTTTAAGAGTCCTGGAAAGTGGTGAATTTATGAAAGTAGGTTCTTCGCAGGTTCAGAAAACCAATGTAAGAATTGTAGCCGCCACCAACGTTAATATGATGAAGGCCATTCACGACGGAAGATTCCGTGAAGACTTATATTACCGTTTAAATACCGTTCAGATCGATATGCCTCCTTTAAGAGAAAGAAAAGGAGATATACATTTACTGTTCAGAAAATTCTCTATTGATTTTGCAGAGAAATACAGAATGCCGGAACTGGAATTGGAGTCAAGTGCCGTTCATTATATTGAAAATTATCCCTTTCCCGGAAATATCCGTCAGTTAAGAAATCTGGTAGAACAGATGACGGTGGTAGAAAGAAACAGAGCAATAACAGTTGAAAAACTGGCTGAATATATTCCGATGGAAACCCATCTCCCGATGGTTGTTAATAATCAGACGACTCAGAAACAGAACGATTTCGGAAGTGAAAGAGAAATTATGTATAAAATTCTCTTCGATATGAGGAGTGATATCAATGACTTGAAATCACTTACCTCAGAACTGATCAAAAACAAAGGGACAGCTGACCTGAGTAATCAGGAGAAAAATCTTATCAACAGAATCTATTCTGCAGAACAAACTCAGCCTGTAGCCCAGAATTCTCTTCTCTATTTCGAAGACAAATCACCGGTGGTACAGAGTAATCCAAGCATTATTTCAAATGCTGATGACAGCTACGAAGATATTGAAGATATAGAAATAGAAGAAAACAGACCGGAATCGCTCTCCCTTCAGAATAATGAAAAAGATTTGATTATCAAAGCTTTGGATAAGCATAAGGGACGCAGAAACAGAGCTGCAGACGAACTTGGAATTTCTCAGAGAACTTTATACAGAAAAATAAAACAATATAACTTAGAAGACTAA